The following are encoded together in the Coffea arabica cultivar ET-39 chromosome 1c, Coffea Arabica ET-39 HiFi, whole genome shotgun sequence genome:
- the LOC113742594 gene encoding uncharacterized protein, translated as MASTCISNCVDAKAPVRATYVNLYKWPESDVEFVRSLSSNGRKNGGGHGGAAGLMHPTVVDSISCRQLYLRSYTFSRDDELNVAKRKRSCRRFRDRVSAANKRKRKLRGGGGSSCSSHGCEGGAGGRRKKRTGFRRAKEMSCVALAAIFRRLLSCTTKVDVVG; from the coding sequence ATGGCCTCAACTTGCATATCAAACTGTGTGGATGCCAAAGCCCCCGTCAGAGCCACCTATGTAAACCTCTACAAGTGGCCGGAATCCGACGTCGAATTCGTAAGGTCATTGAGCTCTAACGGACGCAAGAATGGCGGCGGCCACGGTGGTGCCGCTGGTCTCATGCATCCTACGGTGGTGGACAGTATTTCGTGTCGACAGTTATATTTAAGAAGCTACACTTTCTCAAGGGATGACGAGTTAAACGTAGCTAAACGTAAGAGAAGTTGTAGAAGATTCAGGGACAGGGTGTCTGCGGCTAACAAAAGAAAGCGAAAGCTAAGAGGCGGTGGTGGCAGCAGCTGTAGTAGCCATGGCTGCGAAGGTGGCGCCGGTGGTAGAAGGAAGAAACGTACGGGGTTTAGAAGGGCCAAGGAAATGTCATGTGTTGCCCTGGCGGCGATTTTCAGGCGGTTGCTTTCTTGCACCACCAAGGTTGATGTGGTTGGTTGA
- the LOC113728540 gene encoding receptor-like protein kinase HERK 1 codes for MMGWRVMKLLLWALFILYLACFANGFTPQDMYLIDCGSSSDTKVDDRTYLSDKSAAKYLSTPQDILGTTSSNSITSSEDAQLYKTARIFTGTSSYKFPISKSGRVWIRLYFFPFVYNNFNMNSASFSVSTQKNVLLGNFTPKDPTMKEFLVNVTSGELVITFAPSSASFAYVNALEVVSAPDSLITDDAVTFNPSGTFHGLVNYTLETVARVNMGGPLVTLKNDTLWRTWVNDGSFLVSPSFAVTNKSLIGSVKYPEGYATEDIAPPTVYGTCTKMNSSGDPNSKFNVTWQFNVELGFQYMVRLHFCDIVSDAADEIFFNVFINSFNVAPDFGPTEKVGLADAFYMDYVTPLANNNTVYVSIGPSTVSASPDAFLNGLEIMKLNNSLGSLSAAVSEPPPFRQGSKKNVGMIVGLSIGVPLALLVALIVFLMCRRKKQVRLGHTKTWIPISINGTASHTMGSKYSNGTTISTASNLSYRIPFAAVLEATNDFDESWVIGIGGFGKVYKGVLNDGTKVAVKRGNPRSQQGLSEFRTEIEMLSQFRHRHLVSLIGYCDEKNEMILIYEYMENGTVKSHLYGTDLPSLSWKQRLEICIGAARGLHYLHTGSTKAIIHRDVKSANILLDENFLAKVADFGLSKSGPEVDQTHVSTAVKGSFGYLDPEYFRRQQLTEKSDVYSFGVVLLEVLCARPVIDPSLPREMVNLAEWAMKWQKKGQLEQIIDPNLVGKIRPDSLRKYGETAEKCLADFGVDRPTMGDVLWNLEYALQLQEAVIQNDPEENSTNAIGELSPQVNNFHHADYSPSAAEMSHVDDLSGVSMSRVFSQLVKSEGR; via the coding sequence ATGATGGGTTGGAGGGTGATGAAGTTGTTGCTTTGGGCTTTATTCATATTGTATTTGGCGTGCTTTGCTAATGGATTTACTCCTCAAGATATGTATCTTATAGATTGTGGTTCATCTAGTGATACTAAGGTGGATGACAGAACTTATCTCTCTGATAAATCCGCTGCAAAGTATCTTTCAACTCCACAAGATATTTTGGGCACTACTAGTTCAAATTCTATAACATCATCTGAAGATGCACAACTCTATAAAACTGCTAGAATCTTTACTGGAACCTCTAGCTATAAGTTTCCTATCAGCAAGAGTGGGAGAGTCTGGATCCGCCTGTATTTCTTCCCTTTTGTTTATAACAATTTCAATATGAACTCTGCAAGTTTCTCAGTTTCCACCCAAAAGAATGTCCTCCTTGGAAACTTTACACCCAAGGATCCTACTATGAAAGAATTTTTAGTAAACGTAACATCAGGGGAACTTGTGATCACTTTTGCTCCTTCAAGTGCTTCATTTGCTTATGTAAATGCTCTGGAAGTTGTCTCAGCACCAGATTCTCTCATCACGGATGATGCTGTTACATTCAATCCGTCAGGAACATTCCACGGTCTAGTGAATTACACACTTGAAACTGTTGCAAGAGTCAATATGGGTGGACCTCTCGTGACATTGAAGAATGATACATTGTGGCGAACTTGGGTCAATGATGGAAGTTTTTTGGTTTCACCCAGCTTTGCAGTTACAAATAAGTCCTTGATTGGATCTGTCAAGTATCCTGAAGGTTATGCAACGGAGGATATTGCTCCACCAACTGTCTATGGTACTTGCACTAAAATGAACTCGAGTGGTGATCCTAACAGTAAATTCAATGTCACATGGCAGTTCAATGTGGAACTTGGCTTTCAATATATGGTTAGGTTACATTTCTGTGACATAGTAAGTGATGCTGCAgatgaaatttttttcaatGTATTCATCAACTCGTTCAATGTTGCTCCAGATTTTGGACCAACTGAAAAGGTAGGATTGGCAGATGCTTTCTACATGGATTATGTCACTCCATTAGCCAATAATAATACGGTGTATGTCAGTATTGGCCCATCAACTGTTAGTGCTTCTCCTGATGCCTTTCTAAATGGACTAGAGATTATGAAACTGAACAATTCCTTGGGTAGCCTCAGTGCTGCAGTATCCGAGCCTCCTCCTTTTCGCCAAGGCTCAAAAAAGAATGTGGGTATGATAGTTGGTCTTAGCATAGGAGTGCCGCTTGCTTTACTGGTGGCTCTGATTGTCTTTCTTATGTGTAGAAGAAAAAAGCAAGTGCGTCTTGGTCATACAAAGACATGGATTCCTATTTCCATCAATGGAACTGCATCCCATACAATGGGAAGTAAATACTCCAATGGGACAACCATTAGCACTGCTTCTAACTTGAGTTATCGCATTCCTTTTGCTGCAGTTCTAGAAGCAACAAACGACTTTGATGAGAGTTGGGTAATCGGCATTGGGGGCTTTGGGAAGGTTTACAAGGGGGTCTTGAATGATGGTACTAAAGTTGCTGTTAAGAGGGGCAATCCAAGGTCTCAGCAGGGTCTATCTGAGTTCAGAACTGAAATTGAGATGCTTTCACAATTCAGGCACAGACATTTGGTTTCACTGATTGGATACTGTGATGAAAAGAATGAGATGATTCTAATTTATGAATACATGGAAAATGGGACAGTCAAGAGTCATCTCTATGGCACTGATCTTCCCAGTTTGAGTTGGAAACAGAGGCTTGAGATATGCATTGGGGCAGCCAGAGGACTACACTACCTTCATACGGGCTCAACAAAAGCTATCATACATCGTGATGTAAAATCTGCAAATATATTGCTGGATGAGAACTTTTTGGCAAAGGTTGCTGATTTTGGACTTTCTAAGAGTGGACCGGAGGTTGATCAAACCCATGTGAGTACAGCCGTAAAGGGAAGTTTTGGCTATCTCGATCCCGAATATTTCAGAAGGCAGCAGCTGACTGAAAAATCAGATGTTTACTCTTTTGGGGTCGTATTGCTTGAGGTTCTATGTGCAAGGCCTGTGATAGATCCATCTCTTCCACGTGAGATGGTGAATTTAGCCGAATGGGCTATGAAGTGGCAGAAGAAAGGACAGCTGGAGCAGATTATAGATCCTAATCTTGTTGGAAAAATTAGACCGGATTCCCTCAGGAAGTATGGAGAAACAGCAGAGAAGTGCTTGGCAGATTTTGGGGTAGACAGACCTACAATGGGAGATGTCCTGTGGAATCTGGAATACGCACTTCAACTTCAAGAAGCTGTAATTCAAAATGATCCTGAAGAAAACAGTACCAATGCCATTGGTGAGCTCTCTCCACAAGTCAATAATTTCCATCATGCTGATTATTCTCCTTCAGCCGCTGAAATGTCTCATGTGGATGATCTTTCGGGTGTTTCTATGAGCAGGGTCTTCTCACAACTCGTGAAGTCTGAGGGTCGATAA